The genomic DNA GCACGTTGCATGGGTTGAATCGGTGGAGCGAACGATCGGTGCGGCAAATGGGCCTGAAGACGCCATCATGGAGTTGTTCGATGCGACCGGGCGGGCGGTTCGCACCCCAAAATACCGCGGCTGTATCTTCTTCAATGCCGCCATCGAGTTCCCCGACGCATGTCCCGAAATCGGCTCGATCATCGATGAAAACGTTCGCTATTCCCATCGACGATTGGTCGAATTGGCGACCGAGGCTGGCTTGGAAAACCCTGAGTTGGTCGCGATTCAGATCGGCGTGTTGCGGCGCGGCGCTCAAGTAACCGCGATGGCGTCAGGAGATGCCGACGTGGTGGGGTTTGCCAAAGAATTGGCGTCGCAGGTTATCGCTGATGCGAAGCGTCCCAAGTCGAAAAAACGAGTCCGCCGCAAGGCTTGAGTCGGATTGTTGGGTTGACCGAAGTAGACCGCTCGGTTACTTTCGGGTGAGTCGCTGTTGTTAGGAGCTTTCGTTGCTCGAGTCGCAATGAGCGTCGCGTTGTCTTGTTGCCGCAATTCCGAATCCTCGGAGAACGAACATGAAAACGATACCCACCAGCCTTCGCTCAATGTTTCTTTTCTTTGATGCGAGGGATCTGTTGCGATGGTGCTTTCAGCCTTGTCGCAAAGACCTCAGCAATAGCGTTGCGGATTGGTGTATTTGACGCACCACTAGAGTCTATCGATTGACTTGCGAATCCCACGCGTTGTTCGATCTTGCCCGTCGCTTCGGCAAGTTGGGATGCCGGTTCCTCGTCATGGCGGAGTCGTGAAGGCGGTTGGTCTTGTTTCTATTGCCTCCGCTCTCGTTTGAGACTTCCATTCGAAGTCGCGTTTACGCACTGTCTACCAAAGGGAATGATTGCATGATGACACGAAGAAATTTGATGCAAGCTGGAGCGGCCTTGGGGATGGGGGCTGTTGTCGGTGGTGCCGCTTCTGCACAAGCTTTAAAGGTTCAGAATTCGACCGGCGAATTCATGAAAACGAAAGGCAATATTGATCGCGATGCGGCGTTGCCAATGAACGAAACTGGCAACGGCAAACGCTATCGGCCCAGTTCTAGGATGGGACTCGGGGGACTTGCTGCGGGGAATGGGTTCAACACGATTTCAAGCGATGAAGAAATCCTGCAAATGCTGAATGCAGCCTGGGATTCGGGAGTCCGTTACTTCGACACCGCTCCGTTTTATGGTTTGAGTCTCAGCGAGCGACGGTTCGGAGATTTGTTGCGAAATAAGAAC from Rosistilla carotiformis includes the following:
- a CDS encoding TetR/AcrR family transcriptional regulator; translated protein: MMRGNVLREYLVETATTIFYRDGFRATGVDAIAKECNVAKKSLYNHFPSKDLLIAEVLRWRHVAWVESVERTIGAANGPEDAIMELFDATGRAVRTPKYRGCIFFNAAIEFPDACPEIGSIIDENVRYSHRRLVELATEAGLENPELVAIQIGVLRRGAQVTAMASGDADVVGFAKELASQVIADAKRPKSKKRVRRKA